TCGTTCTTGAGCCACGTGACGTCGTCCGGCGAGGACACGTGAACGGTGCGGGGCTTGCCGTCCGACGACAGCGGCACTCGGTCTCCGAGCTTGGTGGGTTGCAGCGTGTCCATGGTGAGTCCGACCGCGGCGTAACCGATCTCGTCCGCGCGCCGCACCGCGCTCAACACCTTGTCCCGTCCCTTGCTGAGGTACGCCATGTAGACCAGCGGCGTGGAGATCCCCTCCGCCCACTGGTCCACCGTGGACTGGGTGGCGCCGCTGATGAACACCATGGTACCGAACAGGCCGCCCCCCTCCGCCACCTCGTGCTCGCCGTTCTTGCGCAGCAGCCGAAAGCTGCCCACGGGCCCGATCATCGCCGGCGAGGGCAGCCTGTGCCCGAACAGCTCGATGGAGGTGTCGGGATCGGTAACGTCGTGGAAGATGCGCTGGCGGAAAAGCAGTCGGTCCAGCGCGGTGCGGTTGCGCTGGAGCGTGGAGTGGCTCTCCGCCGCGCCCATGACGTGCTCGATGGCCTCGGGCTTGACCCGGGCGTGAAAGAGCCGCCGCAGCTCGTCCAGGCTCAGGTTCTCCAGCGGTTTCTGTTCGATCTGAACGCTCATGTGTACCCCCAAGGGATGGATTCGTGTTCGCGGGATTCAAATCCTAGTGTCGTGTCCCGCAAATACATGGCATAAGTTGCGCAGGATTTTTCGTCGTCGGCAAGGCGCGATGACGAGCAGTGGCGGGCACCACGCGAGGAAGAGGAACGCAGCCGACGGCGAAAAAGACCAGCAAATTATGCCATGTATTTGCGGGACACGACACTAGCCCGTAAATCACAAATCATCAATGACGCGGAACTGGAGCAGCAGCGTCCGCTGGAGCGGCAGGAAGTTGTCGTCGGAGACCATGTAGAGCAGCGTGCGCCCGGCGTTGTCGCGCCGCAGTGCCAGTCCCTCGAAGTTGTCCACCGACAAGGGACGTTTCAGGTCGGCCATCACCTCCCCGCGCACCCGTGTTCCCGGTTTCCGCCGGGCCTGCCGCAGGCGCTCCGCCGGCAGGCGCACGACGCGCACGCGCATGCGCAAGAGGTCGAAGCTGCGTTCGAGCAGCAGCACGTCGCCGCCGGGCGTCGCGGCGACGCCGGTGGGGCTGTAGCCGTCGGCGGGCAGGTAGGCGAACTCGTGGGCCGTGCGCGCCTTCATGAACCAGCCCTTCAGAC
The sequence above is drawn from the Deltaproteobacteria bacterium genome and encodes:
- a CDS encoding alpha-hydroxy acid oxidase: MSVQIEQKPLENLSLDELRRLFHARVKPEAIEHVMGAAESHSTLQRNRTALDRLLFRQRIFHDVTDPDTSIELFGHRLPSPAMIGPVGSFRLLRKNGEHEVAEGGGLFGTMVFISGATQSTVDQWAEGISTPLVYMAYLSKGRDKVLSAVRRADEIGYAAVGLTMDTLQPTKLGDRVPLSSDGKPRTVHVSSPDDVTWLKNEVSVPVVVKGIMNPDDARIAIDAGADCLVVSNHGGRILDFNRAAIEVLPEVVDAAAGRVPVLLDSGARRGGDIAKALALGAKAVLLGRPICWGLGAAGPEGVARVLTILTDELKRVMIMTGTATIQDITPALLSLDPDNVWFRGL